Proteins co-encoded in one Polynucleobacter sp. MG-6-Vaara-E2 genomic window:
- a CDS encoding transglutaminase family protein, whose amino-acid sequence MTTSRRSALKTIASALALPSFSASVLAQSAPNWTTYEIVTEVSLDSPSGAAETWIPLPLVLNTDYFRTLAIRPEASDSKAISKIYETPDKQARMLWTKWDKSATNHTVKVSMLVSTQNRHLEMSTPNPALKLSKEEQQFWTRGTKYLPTDGIVKAKAQECLANLPANASDVEKAKAIYNWVVDNTHRDPKTRGCGQGDVKLMLETNNLGGKCADINAVFVALARSAGIAARDVYGIRIADSVRGYKSLGKAGDITKAQHCRAEFYASGYGWVPVDPADVRKVILEETGGLAVNDPKVLAIRDYLFGNWEMNWMAYNYDHDIALPGSKLGKKGDIPFLMYPQAENTEGRFDSLDPDNFKYKITSRRIG is encoded by the coding sequence ATGACTACATCACGCCGCTCTGCTCTTAAAACGATTGCTAGCGCTTTAGCATTGCCATCTTTTAGCGCTTCTGTATTGGCTCAATCAGCACCAAACTGGACTACCTATGAAATCGTTACTGAGGTGAGTTTAGATTCTCCTAGCGGAGCTGCAGAAACTTGGATCCCCTTGCCATTGGTTTTAAATACGGATTATTTCCGCACTTTGGCAATCAGACCTGAAGCAAGTGATTCAAAAGCCATCAGCAAAATCTATGAGACCCCAGATAAGCAAGCTCGTATGCTCTGGACAAAATGGGATAAGTCAGCAACAAACCATACAGTCAAAGTGTCGATGTTGGTTAGCACCCAAAATCGTCATCTTGAGATGTCTACCCCAAATCCAGCATTAAAACTTTCCAAAGAAGAACAACAGTTTTGGACTCGCGGAACAAAATATCTGCCAACAGACGGCATTGTGAAAGCGAAGGCCCAAGAGTGCCTTGCCAACCTTCCCGCCAATGCAAGCGATGTAGAAAAAGCAAAAGCGATTTACAACTGGGTGGTTGATAACACGCATCGCGATCCCAAAACACGGGGTTGCGGTCAGGGTGATGTGAAGCTCATGCTCGAAACCAACAATTTAGGTGGTAAATGCGCCGATATCAACGCTGTATTTGTAGCACTAGCTCGCTCTGCTGGCATTGCTGCCCGTGACGTATACGGCATCCGCATTGCTGATTCAGTTCGTGGCTATAAGAGCCTAGGCAAGGCTGGCGATATTACTAAGGCTCAACACTGCCGTGCTGAGTTTTACGCCTCAGGCTATGGCTGGGTTCCAGTCGACCCTGCCGATGTTCGCAAGGTCATTCTGGAAGAAACTGGTGGACTTGCAGTAAACGATCCTAAGGTATTAGCAATCCGTGATTACCTCTTTGGTAATTGGGAAATGAATTGGATGGCTTACAACTATGACCATGACATCGCACTGCCAGGATCAAAGCTTGGCAAGAAAGGGGATATTCCGTTCTTGATGTATCCCCAAGCAGAAAATACTGAAGGTCGTTTTGATTCACTAGATCCAGACAACTTTAAATACAAAATTACCAGTCGTCGTATTGGCTAA
- a CDS encoding DEAD/DEAH box helicase, protein MLFTDLGLSEPILRAIAEEGYTSPTPIQAKSIPAVLKGGDLLAAAQTGTGKTAGFTLPILQRLSSTPKSSGKRLLRVLILTPTRELAAQVQESVVTYGKYTGLKSTVIFGGVGANPQIKAIAGGLDILVATPGRLLDLMSQNCVSLEDIEILVLDEADRMLDMGFLRDIKKILAALPKKRQNLLFSATFSSEIKQLADGLLNSPELIEVARSNSANEAIAQLIHPVDRTKKHPLLAHLIKTNDWKQVLVFTRTKHGANKLVTQLEKDGITSMAIHGNKSQSARTKALADFKAGKLTALVATDIAARGIDIDQLPHVVNYDLPNVSEDYVHRIGRTGRAGSNGVAVSLVCIDEHQILRDIEKLIKQKLPQEVVTGFEPDPNAVAQPIQLRSQQHQQSRKPRPAGGNSSSGTPAKKVAAKRGNPAKRSFNR, encoded by the coding sequence ATGTTATTTACAGATCTCGGTTTATCAGAACCTATTCTTCGCGCCATTGCTGAAGAAGGCTATACAAGCCCCACTCCCATTCAAGCAAAATCCATTCCTGCCGTTCTCAAAGGCGGAGATCTTTTAGCTGCCGCTCAAACCGGCACCGGTAAAACTGCTGGCTTTACGCTACCCATCCTGCAGCGCTTGAGCAGCACCCCCAAATCTAGTGGTAAAAGATTATTACGAGTTTTAATCTTGACTCCTACTCGTGAATTAGCAGCGCAGGTCCAAGAGTCAGTAGTGACTTATGGCAAGTACACTGGCTTAAAGTCCACCGTGATCTTTGGTGGTGTTGGAGCAAATCCTCAAATCAAAGCAATTGCTGGTGGCTTAGATATTTTGGTTGCAACACCAGGTCGACTTCTGGATTTAATGTCACAAAATTGTGTCTCGCTCGAGGATATTGAAATTCTGGTGTTAGACGAGGCTGATCGTATGCTCGATATGGGCTTCTTACGTGATATCAAAAAGATCTTGGCTGCTTTGCCCAAGAAACGTCAGAACTTACTTTTTTCAGCCACTTTCTCTTCTGAGATTAAACAACTGGCTGATGGATTACTGAACTCACCTGAATTAATTGAAGTAGCGCGTAGCAATAGCGCCAATGAAGCAATTGCCCAGCTCATTCATCCTGTGGATAGGACTAAGAAGCATCCTTTATTAGCCCACCTCATTAAGACGAATGACTGGAAGCAGGTGCTGGTCTTTACTCGCACTAAGCATGGTGCCAATAAATTGGTTACCCAATTAGAAAAAGATGGCATTACCAGTATGGCGATCCATGGCAATAAAAGCCAATCAGCCCGCACTAAAGCGCTAGCTGACTTTAAAGCTGGCAAATTAACCGCTTTGGTTGCAACCGATATTGCTGCTCGCGGAATCGACATTGATCAATTGCCCCATGTCGTGAACTACGATCTGCCGAACGTCTCTGAAGATTATGTACACCGAATTGGGCGCACTGGTCGGGCTGGATCAAATGGTGTTGCAGTCTCATTGGTCTGCATTGATGAACACCAAATACTGCGCGATATTGAGAAACTCATTAAGCAGAAGTTGCCCCAAGAGGTTGTTACTGGATTTGAGCCCGATCCTAATGCAGTGGCGCAGCCAATTCAATTGCGTAGTCAACAACACCAGCAATCCAGAAAGCCTCGTCCGGCTGGAGGCAATAGCTCCAGCGGCACTCCAGCTAAAAAGGTAGCAGCAAAACGGGGCAACCCAGCCAAAAGAAGCTTTAACCGCTAA
- a CDS encoding YbgC/FadM family acyl-CoA thioesterase, with protein MTTASNQTLPFIYVHRVCYSDTDAAGFVYHGRYLEIFERSRAEWLAQYDLSPTKLINEHNIVMPVRELTMNFYKPGRLDDILYIDQVIENRGRTQVSVKQQAQRKLPDSEELQVIASATLHIVCVDTVTLKPKAWPDWFFPNT; from the coding sequence ATGACTACCGCTTCTAATCAGACCTTGCCTTTTATTTACGTACATCGGGTTTGCTATTCCGATACTGATGCCGCTGGCTTTGTGTATCACGGTCGCTATCTCGAAATATTTGAGCGTAGCCGTGCAGAGTGGTTGGCTCAATATGACCTGAGCCCCACTAAACTCATTAATGAACACAATATCGTGATGCCAGTGCGTGAGCTGACCATGAATTTCTATAAGCCGGGTCGCTTGGACGATATTTTGTATATCGATCAGGTCATTGAGAACCGTGGGCGTACGCAAGTTTCTGTAAAGCAGCAAGCCCAGAGAAAATTACCTGATAGCGAAGAGTTACAAGTTATTGCCAGCGCTACATTGCATATTGTTTGTGTGGACACTGTCACACTTAAACCAAAAGCATGGCCCGATTGGTTTTTTCCAAACACTTGA
- a CDS encoding GNAT family N-acetyltransferase: MKTLEIFLLPWDQASSSAYPIRQQVFIDEQKVPEELELDEFDPLAFHALAYLGEQCVGTARLIDLGDGQSQVGRMAVLANFRGQGIGKQILARLVQTAKEMGFSSIVLHSQVSATPFYEKHGFIAQGPTYDEAGIAHRNMMLILPNSIK, from the coding sequence TTGAAAACTTTAGAAATCTTTTTATTACCCTGGGATCAGGCCTCATCAAGCGCCTACCCTATTCGTCAGCAGGTCTTTATTGATGAGCAAAAGGTTCCAGAAGAGCTTGAGCTTGATGAATTCGATCCACTCGCATTCCATGCCCTTGCCTATCTTGGCGAGCAGTGTGTGGGCACAGCAAGATTGATTGACTTGGGGGACGGGCAATCTCAAGTGGGACGCATGGCTGTATTAGCCAACTTTCGAGGCCAGGGTATTGGCAAGCAGATTCTGGCAAGACTTGTGCAGACCGCCAAAGAGATGGGATTCTCTTCTATTGTCTTGCACTCGCAAGTCAGCGCCACCCCCTTTTATGAAAAACATGGCTTTATTGCTCAAGGCCCGACCTACGATGAGGCAGGTATTGCACATCGTAATATGATGCTCATATTGCCCAATTCGATTAAATGA
- a CDS encoding substrate-binding domain-containing protein, translated as MKKLISHLVLSLLLAVSINSHQAHAQEKSIVVSSTTSTEQSGLFDFILPIFKMKTGINVKVVAVGTGQALDIGRRGDADVVFVHDKPAEEIFVQEGYATKRNEVMYNDFVLIGPKADPAKVAGGKDIQAAFQKIATSQALFVSRGDKSGTHAAELRYWKGAGIAPSAGQSWYKETGSGMGPALNTASAMNGYILADRATWLSFKNRGDLTILVQGDPKLFNQYGVMLVNPAKFPSVKKAEGQEFIDWLVSKNGQDVIASYQIGGQQLFFPNAKK; from the coding sequence ATGAAAAAACTGATCTCTCATTTAGTTCTTAGCCTTTTGCTAGCAGTCTCAATCAATAGTCATCAAGCACACGCCCAGGAGAAGAGCATCGTAGTGTCATCTACCACTTCTACTGAGCAGTCAGGCCTATTTGACTTCATCCTCCCCATTTTTAAGATGAAGACCGGCATTAATGTGAAGGTAGTTGCAGTCGGCACAGGACAGGCTCTAGATATCGGCCGTCGTGGTGATGCTGATGTGGTGTTTGTTCATGACAAACCTGCAGAAGAGATTTTTGTTCAAGAAGGCTATGCAACCAAACGCAATGAAGTGATGTACAACGACTTTGTCTTGATCGGACCTAAAGCCGATCCAGCAAAAGTAGCCGGTGGCAAAGATATTCAAGCAGCTTTTCAAAAGATTGCTACTTCACAAGCACTTTTTGTATCGCGTGGCGATAAGAGTGGCACTCATGCCGCGGAATTGCGTTACTGGAAAGGCGCTGGCATTGCACCTTCAGCTGGTCAGAGTTGGTACAAAGAAACAGGATCAGGCATGGGCCCTGCTCTCAACACTGCATCAGCTATGAATGGCTATATCTTGGCTGACCGCGCTACCTGGTTAAGCTTTAAGAACCGTGGCGATCTCACCATCCTAGTTCAGGGTGACCCAAAACTGTTTAATCAATATGGCGTGATGTTAGTTAATCCCGCTAAGTTCCCCAGCGTCAAGAAAGCAGAAGGTCAAGAATTTATTGACTGGCTCGTCTCCAAGAATGGTCAGGACGTGATTGCTAGTTACCAAATTGGTGGCCAGCAACTCTTTTTCCCTAACGCCAAAAAATAA
- a CDS encoding substrate-binding domain-containing protein has product MQIEVRPSLIVDSQGKGSVDLIWLSQFLKDIESGSSLVAASKKSGTSYRGAWGKLNEVEATLGMPLIVRTKGHGSKLTEFGSFLIKFIDEMQAGHLQYGSSYQENLLKAINQIQKSESARWKFFSSSDSIIQKAAGEVKGFNLKVAGSGESLERLLNHEAHIAGYHVSSEKSSKAIHQRLAKNDIEIYPVMKRTQGLIVRKGNPLHIRSIEDLLNPKLRFINRQIGSGTRLLLDTLLIDEGIDPLEINGYLQEEFTHSAVANAILAGKADVGIGVKNIALENGLGFVPLKDEIFFIAMHREMVSQPESSKLIRKIRSYSGNTPGYKAVSLNRQVKDWL; this is encoded by the coding sequence ATGCAGATTGAAGTTCGCCCCTCCCTGATTGTGGATAGCCAAGGCAAAGGCTCTGTCGACCTAATTTGGCTCTCTCAGTTCTTAAAAGATATTGAAAGCGGGAGCTCCTTGGTTGCGGCAAGTAAGAAATCTGGCACTTCATATCGCGGCGCCTGGGGAAAGCTCAATGAGGTAGAGGCCACCCTAGGTATGCCTCTGATAGTGCGCACTAAGGGCCATGGATCAAAGCTAACGGAGTTCGGATCTTTTTTAATTAAGTTTATTGATGAGATGCAGGCTGGTCATCTTCAATATGGGAGCTCCTACCAAGAGAATCTTCTTAAAGCCATTAATCAAATACAAAAATCGGAGAGTGCCCGTTGGAAGTTTTTCTCAAGCAGTGATTCGATTATTCAAAAAGCTGCTGGAGAGGTTAAAGGTTTTAATCTCAAGGTTGCTGGTTCGGGTGAATCACTAGAAAGGCTGCTTAATCATGAAGCTCACATCGCTGGATATCATGTGTCGAGCGAGAAAAGCTCAAAGGCGATTCACCAGCGCTTAGCTAAAAACGATATTGAGATATATCCCGTGATGAAGCGCACACAAGGCTTGATTGTCAGAAAGGGTAACCCACTGCATATTCGCTCAATCGAGGATTTGCTCAATCCAAAACTTCGCTTTATTAACCGTCAGATCGGCTCTGGAACAAGGTTGCTATTGGATACGCTCTTGATCGATGAGGGTATTGATCCTCTGGAGATCAATGGCTATTTGCAAGAAGAGTTCACGCACTCTGCGGTAGCCAATGCGATCCTTGCTGGCAAGGCTGATGTAGGAATAGGAGTTAAAAATATTGCCCTAGAGAATGGCCTTGGTTTTGTTCCTTTGAAAGATGAAATATTCTTTATCGCCATGCATCGAGAAATGGTGTCTCAGCCAGAATCCTCAAAATTGATCCGCAAAATACGCAGCTATTCAGGTAATACGCCTGGCTATAAAGCTGTTAGCCTGAATAGGCAGGTCAAAGATTGGCTTTAA
- the modA gene encoding molybdate ABC transporter substrate-binding protein — translation MLSRSLSLFASLLLCANLAFAQGVTIAVAANMKDAFAEIATVFKAAGKPEMRVVYGSSGNFTAQIMNGAPFNVFIAADEHFPLELFKNGKTVNEGVVYAIGKLALITKTSSGISLADNKAEIARVIAKANKIAVAKPELAPYGKATVEYLKAEGLWDIAKEKLVYADNIGVATTYVVSGAADLGFTALSLAKSPEVAKDTRFILADSKLYQPIAQRMVLIKGAPQEAQDLYQFMQSPQARSILRKYGFTTP, via the coding sequence ATGCTTAGCCGCTCACTTTCTTTATTTGCATCGCTCTTGCTATGTGCAAACTTGGCATTTGCTCAAGGTGTAACAATTGCTGTTGCCGCCAATATGAAAGATGCTTTTGCTGAAATCGCCACTGTATTTAAAGCAGCTGGTAAGCCTGAGATGAGGGTGGTGTATGGCTCATCTGGTAATTTCACGGCACAGATCATGAATGGTGCACCATTTAATGTGTTTATCGCTGCTGATGAACATTTTCCGCTTGAGCTTTTTAAGAATGGTAAGACTGTAAACGAGGGCGTGGTCTACGCAATCGGCAAGCTTGCCTTAATTACAAAGACTTCTTCCGGCATTTCTTTGGCTGACAATAAAGCAGAGATTGCTAGAGTCATTGCCAAAGCAAACAAGATCGCTGTTGCAAAGCCTGAACTAGCGCCTTATGGAAAAGCAACAGTGGAGTATCTCAAGGCAGAAGGTTTATGGGATATCGCGAAGGAAAAGCTGGTTTATGCCGACAACATCGGAGTTGCAACAACTTATGTAGTGAGTGGGGCAGCAGATCTTGGATTTACCGCTTTATCTTTAGCAAAGTCGCCAGAGGTCGCAAAAGACACTCGCTTTATTCTGGCTGATAGCAAGCTCTATCAGCCGATTGCACAAAGAATGGTATTGATAAAGGGTGCACCACAAGAGGCTCAGGATCTATATCAATTTATGCAGAGTCCGCAGGCCAGATCTATTCTGCGTAAATACGGCTTCACCACGCCCTAG
- a CDS encoding FMN-binding negative transcriptional regulator: MYLPKHFSVDDPALLAQLIAEYPLATIVGSLENQLEINHLPLMLSSDRTKLYGHIARVNPLVKVAGSSNTSVTAIFNGPQAYVTPAWYPSKKETGKVVPTWNYAVAHAQGNIKLIEDAQWLRSHVAQMTNIHEPTYQSNWKLDDAPEDYVQMMLKAIIGIEIEVKSLVGKFKLSQNRPAQDYAAVVETIEKSPQEVLQEMRKYMKLN, translated from the coding sequence ATGTATTTACCAAAACACTTTTCTGTTGATGATCCAGCTTTACTCGCTCAGCTCATTGCCGAGTACCCGCTTGCAACGATTGTTGGTAGCTTAGAAAATCAGCTCGAGATTAATCATCTGCCCTTAATGCTCAGTTCAGACAGAACAAAATTGTATGGTCACATTGCCAGAGTCAATCCTTTAGTGAAGGTTGCGGGCAGCAGTAACACCTCAGTAACGGCCATCTTCAATGGGCCACAAGCATATGTCACACCAGCTTGGTACCCCTCTAAAAAAGAAACCGGCAAAGTTGTTCCAACCTGGAACTACGCCGTGGCTCATGCCCAAGGCAACATCAAGTTGATTGAAGATGCGCAGTGGCTAAGAAGTCACGTAGCGCAAATGACAAATATTCATGAGCCCACCTATCAGTCGAACTGGAAACTAGACGATGCTCCTGAGGATTATGTGCAGATGATGCTTAAAGCCATTATTGGCATTGAGATTGAAGTAAAAAGTTTGGTTGGCAAGTTCAAGCTCAGTCAGAACCGTCCTGCCCAAGACTATGCCGCGGTAGTTGAGACTATAGAAAAGTCACCTCAAGAAGTCTTGCAGGAGATGCGCAAATACATGAAGCTCAACTAA
- a CDS encoding carbohydrate porin, with translation MLSYRKKQVLTYRKGIGIFAQNSNLLAVLSLVITIFYMGFSSSALAESPVSDAPIVDSDVSVEGETEQWSIHGQSTYIVQQKNNFNSPYYGQNSLLNKSEGGGGKSYTLSATAFLGARLWEGAEVYWNPEMFEGTPFNGQLVGLGGFQNGELQKGAYAPPVYYTARAFIRQTIGLGGGKEHIQGAPNQLAGNLDKNRIVVSYGKFATLDFFDQNSYSHDPRTQFQNFAIFSMGAYSYAADTKGYTYGAVAEWYQGDWILKAARLAMPTIPNTAQLDYSMT, from the coding sequence ATGCTCTCATATAGAAAAAAACAGGTTTTGACCTATCGCAAGGGAATTGGCATTTTTGCTCAAAATAGTAATTTGCTTGCCGTATTGTCTCTAGTTATAACCATTTTTTATATGGGGTTTTCAAGCTCGGCGCTTGCTGAATCCCCTGTAAGCGATGCCCCTATCGTTGATAGCGATGTCTCGGTCGAGGGCGAAACCGAACAGTGGAGTATTCACGGACAGTCAACTTACATTGTTCAGCAAAAAAATAATTTCAATTCACCTTACTATGGACAAAACAGTCTTTTGAATAAATCTGAAGGTGGTGGCGGTAAAAGTTACACCTTGAGTGCAACTGCTTTTTTAGGCGCCAGACTTTGGGAAGGCGCAGAGGTCTATTGGAATCCAGAAATGTTTGAGGGAACGCCATTTAATGGGCAGTTAGTTGGTCTCGGTGGCTTTCAGAATGGTGAACTACAAAAAGGCGCTTATGCCCCACCCGTCTACTACACTGCTCGAGCCTTTATTCGGCAAACTATTGGCCTCGGTGGCGGCAAAGAACATATTCAGGGCGCCCCAAATCAATTAGCAGGAAATCTAGACAAAAATAGAATCGTGGTGAGCTACGGGAAATTTGCAACTTTAGATTTCTTTGATCAAAACAGCTATAGCCATGATCCTAGAACGCAATTCCAAAACTTTGCCATTTTCTCGATGGGCGCTTATAGCTATGCTGCCGATACCAAAGGCTATACCTATGGTGCTGTTGCAGAGTGGTATCAAGGGGATTGGATCTTAAAAGCGGCAAGGTTAGCAATGCCAACGATTCCCAATACCGCTCAACTTGATTACAGCATGACCTGA
- a CDS encoding FeoA family protein produces the protein MHLDQVDLEATYRVCTINAPKGAPQIKGQLEDIGFLPGEQVTLLRKGLLKKGPYLVRVGASTFALRQSEARLIEVESVPHV, from the coding sequence ATGCATTTGGACCAGGTTGATTTAGAAGCCACCTATCGCGTTTGCACGATAAATGCACCTAAAGGCGCCCCGCAAATTAAGGGGCAGTTAGAAGATATTGGTTTTCTTCCGGGTGAGCAGGTCACCTTACTTCGTAAAGGCTTATTAAAAAAAGGGCCTTATCTTGTTCGGGTGGGTGCATCTACATTTGCCTTGCGCCAGTCTGAAGCACGCTTGATTGAGGTTGAATCGGTTCCTCATGTCTGA
- a CDS encoding ferrous iron transporter B, with product MSESAVHFFPSEPIVALLGNPNCGKTALFNLLTGSRQKVANYSGVTVERKEGRLSLASGKNIRILDLPGAYSLYPRSLDERVTCNVLLGRAEGEKRPDLVLCILSAMNLRRNLRLVLAAKRLGLPCVVVLNMLDIAKRQGLQIDIAALSQELGLPVITSVGIQSDGADEIKKFLSELDWRNLNHLRTGTSDATLESVASHIAHAESDNVQVQRILQNLGLDQIIPDQLSDRLDAVLLHPVFGPIILVALLFCIFQAVFSWATLPMELIKTSVEYLGAQISEVLPNSWLRSLLINGILAGLGGVVVFLPQILILFFFILLLEESGYLPRAAYLLDRVMGSVGLSGRSFIPLLSSFACAIPGIMATRSISNARDRMVTILIAPMMTCSARLPVYALLISAFIPEQKLWANIDLQGLVLFLLYLAGIFGAMAVAWILKRFASEQFRMNALMMELPSYHLPRLGNLAISLWQRAEIFLRRVGGIILIMTVGLWALSSFPLPPEGATLSPIQYSFAGMLGQALAHVFSPIGFNWEISIALVPGMAAREVVVSSLATVYALSSSSADAAEALVPLISSTWSLATALSLLAWFVFAPQCLSTIAAVKRETSGWKIPAIMLSYLFGLAYIASFITYRIAIFFGLG from the coding sequence ATGTCTGAGTCGGCCGTCCACTTTTTCCCAAGCGAACCTATAGTCGCGTTATTGGGTAATCCCAATTGCGGAAAAACTGCTTTATTTAATTTGCTTACTGGCAGCCGTCAAAAGGTTGCCAACTATTCTGGTGTGACAGTAGAGCGCAAAGAGGGAAGACTCTCGCTTGCTTCTGGAAAAAATATTCGTATCTTAGATCTGCCTGGCGCGTACAGTTTGTATCCAAGATCACTCGATGAGCGTGTGACGTGTAATGTCCTCCTAGGAAGGGCAGAAGGTGAAAAGCGTCCTGATTTAGTTCTCTGCATTTTGAGTGCCATGAACCTGCGCCGTAATTTACGCTTAGTGCTGGCAGCTAAGCGCTTAGGCTTGCCCTGTGTTGTTGTCCTCAATATGCTGGACATTGCCAAGCGTCAGGGCCTACAGATCGATATTGCGGCGCTCTCACAAGAGCTGGGCTTGCCAGTAATTACCAGCGTAGGTATTCAGTCCGATGGTGCTGATGAGATCAAAAAATTCTTATCAGAATTGGATTGGCGAAATCTGAATCATCTTCGCACTGGTACCAGTGATGCGACATTAGAGAGTGTTGCCTCACATATCGCCCATGCAGAATCTGACAATGTTCAAGTACAACGCATTTTGCAGAATCTAGGCCTTGATCAAATCATTCCCGATCAATTAAGTGATCGATTAGATGCGGTCTTGTTGCACCCGGTATTTGGCCCCATTATTTTGGTTGCGTTGCTGTTTTGTATTTTCCAAGCGGTCTTTAGTTGGGCAACATTACCCATGGAGCTCATCAAGACTTCAGTTGAGTATCTTGGCGCTCAAATTTCTGAGGTCTTGCCAAATTCTTGGTTGCGCAGTTTATTGATTAATGGCATCTTGGCTGGCCTTGGTGGCGTGGTGGTCTTCCTGCCGCAGATTCTGATCCTCTTCTTCTTTATTCTGCTGCTAGAAGAGTCTGGCTATTTACCAAGGGCTGCATATCTATTGGATAGGGTGATGGGCTCAGTAGGCTTATCTGGCCGTTCATTTATTCCGCTGCTCTCGAGTTTTGCCTGCGCTATCCCTGGAATCATGGCAACCAGAAGTATCTCGAATGCGCGCGATCGTATGGTCACCATTCTGATTGCCCCAATGATGACTTGCTCAGCTCGTCTGCCGGTGTACGCCTTGCTCATATCCGCCTTTATTCCAGAGCAAAAGTTATGGGCCAATATTGATTTACAAGGTTTGGTACTGTTCTTGCTTTATCTCGCCGGAATTTTTGGTGCCATGGCTGTTGCTTGGATATTAAAGCGCTTTGCTAGTGAGCAATTCAGAATGAATGCGTTGATGATGGAGTTGCCAAGTTATCACTTGCCACGCTTAGGTAACCTTGCTATTAGTTTGTGGCAACGTGCAGAAATTTTCTTGCGTCGCGTGGGCGGCATCATCCTCATCATGACGGTTGGACTTTGGGCGCTCTCTAGCTTTCCTTTGCCACCAGAGGGTGCAACGCTATCCCCTATTCAATACAGTTTTGCCGGCATGCTCGGACAAGCTTTGGCTCATGTCTTTTCCCCAATCGGATTTAATTGGGAAATCAGTATTGCTTTAGTGCCGGGGATGGCAGCACGAGAAGTAGTGGTGAGCTCACTGGCAACGGTCTATGCCTTGTCTAGCTCCAGCGCAGATGCTGCTGAAGCTCTCGTTCCCTTAATTTCAAGCACCTGGTCATTAGCTACTGCACTGTCTTTATTGGCTTGGTTTGTATTTGCACCGCAGTGCCTTTCAACGATTGCAGCAGTGAAGCGCGAAACGAGTGGCTGGAAGATTCCGGCCATCATGCTGAGCTACTTATTCGGACTAGCGTATATCGCTTCATTCATTACCTACCGCATCGCCATCTTCTTTGGCTTAGGTTAA
- a CDS encoding fumarylacetoacetate hydrolase family protein codes for MSSRRQFMKTASAAGAGLVAASTIGVMNEASAHQTSVWGGEPYTGPREMVKNSKILSIMNGDGTETLGVVTPKGVIDVRAVAKKMKIAAPTTLDQLLQEGNAAGFNKVVASADKSGVPYLKESDITFGRLFKNPGKIVCVGLNFRAHADEVGRGYPRVPPLFNKYNNSLAAHNCLLQIPSPSVSYKLDYETELLIVIGKQGRNVPESAALDYVAGYCTSNDFSSRDLQLELPNGQWMVGKTLDQYAPIGPYFVTADLVGDPNNLTVKTWVNGELRQNSNTSDFIHNTQKMISYISTYWTLEPGDIIFTGTPEGVIAGMPQGKQVWLKKGDKVVSSVGNLGELKFTLA; via the coding sequence ATGAGTTCACGCCGTCAATTTATGAAAACTGCATCAGCAGCAGGTGCTGGTTTAGTAGCCGCTTCCACTATAGGTGTGATGAATGAAGCTTCAGCACATCAAACTTCAGTATGGGGTGGTGAGCCATACACAGGTCCACGTGAAATGGTCAAGAACAGCAAGATCCTCTCCATCATGAATGGAGATGGTACTGAGACCTTGGGTGTTGTCACTCCTAAGGGTGTAATCGATGTTCGCGCTGTTGCCAAGAAGATGAAAATTGCTGCGCCAACAACTTTGGATCAACTTTTGCAAGAAGGTAATGCTGCGGGCTTTAATAAAGTAGTGGCAAGCGCTGATAAATCCGGTGTCCCTTATTTAAAAGAATCCGATATTACTTTTGGTCGTCTGTTCAAGAACCCTGGAAAGATTGTGTGCGTCGGTTTGAACTTTCGCGCGCATGCTGATGAGGTTGGTAGAGGTTACCCACGAGTCCCGCCATTGTTCAATAAATACAATAATAGTCTTGCCGCTCATAACTGCTTATTACAGATCCCTTCACCATCTGTTTCTTATAAGCTTGATTACGAAACCGAACTCTTGATTGTGATTGGCAAACAAGGGCGTAACGTCCCAGAATCAGCAGCACTGGATTATGTTGCTGGCTATTGCACTTCCAACGATTTTTCATCACGCGACTTGCAATTAGAGTTACCTAATGGTCAGTGGATGGTGGGCAAGACCTTAGATCAATACGCGCCAATCGGACCGTATTTTGTAACCGCGGATTTGGTTGGTGATCCCAATAACTTAACCGTTAAAACTTGGGTCAACGGTGAGCTACGTCAAAACTCCAATACATCCGACTTTATTCACAACACCCAAAAAATGATCTCTTACATTAGCACCTATTGGACCCTAGAGCCGGGGGATATTATCTTTACTGGAACTCCGGAAGGCGTGATTGCAGGAATGCCACAGGGTAAGCAAGTTTGGCTGAAGAAGGGTGACAAGGTGGTAAGTTCCGTAGGTAATCTTGGCGAACTTAAATTTACCTTGGCTTAA